The Staphylococcus sp. 17KM0847 DNA segment AATAGATAGTTTGAAAATTGATGGTTTACTTCATAGTGAAGCATATATTAATGTTGTGACACAACAGTATCGTGAAGCAATCGACTTGTATCACGAAGATCCTGAAATATATGAAGATGAAAAATTTATGCTCGTAGATCCAATTGAAGCCATTCAACCTGAGCATCGACCATTTGACGAAGGTTTTTATTACAAACAAACAGTATATTAATTTGAGGAGAGATAAGGATGAAGGTACTAGAGGAAATACAAGCTGATGTCGCACCCAAAGTTAAAAAGCCAGAACTACTAGCACCTGCGGGTAACCTTGAAAAGTTGAAAATTGCTATTCATTATGGTGCAGATGCTGTTTTTCTAGGTGGTCAAGAATATGGATTGCGTTCAAATGCAGATAATTTTACAATTGACGAAATTCGCGAAGGTGTTGAATTCGCAAATCGATATAACGCGAAAGTATATATTACAACAAATATTATTGCGCATGATGAAAATATGGATGGGCTTGAGTCGTATCTCATGCAATTAGAGGGTACGGGAGCTACGGGGATTATCGTAGCAGACCCACTTATTATTGAAACATGTAAACGTGTCGCACCAAAGTTAGAGATTCACCTTTCTACACAGCAATCACTCAGCAATTATAAAGCTGTAGAGTATTGGAAAGAAGAAGGCTTAGACCGAGTCGTACTTGCACGTGAAACTGGTGCCATGGAAATGAAAGAGATGAAAGATAAGGTAGATATTGAAATTGAAGCCTTTATTCACGGTGCGATGTGTATCGCATATTCTGGGCGTTGTACACTAAGTAACCATATGACAGCACGAGATTCTAACCGTGGTGGCTGTTGCCAAAGCTGTCGCTGGGATTATGATTTATTGACAGTCGATAA contains these protein-coding regions:
- a CDS encoding U32 family peptidase, which encodes MKVLEEIQADVAPKVKKPELLAPAGNLEKLKIAIHYGADAVFLGGQEYGLRSNADNFTIDEIREGVEFANRYNAKVYITTNIIAHDENMDGLESYLMQLEGTGATGIIVADPLIIETCKRVAPKLEIHLSTQQSLSNYKAVEYWKEEGLDRVVLARETGAMEMKEMKDKVDIEIEAFIHGAMCIAYSGRCTLSNHMTARDSNRGGCCQSCRWDYDLLTVDKDGELDVYYEDGKAVPFAMSPRDLKLIESIPNMMDLGIDSLKIEGRMKSIHYIATVVSVYRKVIDAYAADPDNFKIKPEWLVELDKCANRDTAPAFFKGTPGYEEQMFGNESAKKSPFDFIGLVLAYDETTQIATIQQRNHFKPGQEVEFFGPEIDTFTQVVDAIYDEEGNELDAARHPLQIVQIKVDRPIYPNNMMRKEV